In Triticum aestivum cultivar Chinese Spring chromosome 5B, IWGSC CS RefSeq v2.1, whole genome shotgun sequence, the following proteins share a genomic window:
- the LOC123115813 gene encoding uncharacterized protein, with protein sequence MLDVDPATEDPALLDAIRKKNSAALISMLDPRDELSAEDSTNAAGAVWYLVINGNHITRNLNLLTDLTPVCDRWVRNLSGTGPPMQVCARGSVNCNRIKLDDVWYVPGVTDNMMAVAHLTRTNKELKVRVDSDGCSVVRRDGAVVGRGHSKNDLYELDFLDAISGSSWYIVSNAAEHMTGNLHLLTNFTPTCLGRSVRTHTGAMLQVRGKGSLSSTQFAVPGVSYVPGLTENIISVTQLTDSGFTVAFGPHGCTVMRNRDGAEVGYAFNAGSQLYRLNHLRVAASK encoded by the exons ATGCTCGACGTGGACCCCGCCACCGAGGATCCTGCCCTCCTCGACGCCATCAG GAAGAAAAACAGCGCTGCTCTGATCTCCATGCTTGATCCCCGTGATGAGCTCTCAGCGGAAGACAGTACAAATGCAGCTGGTGCTGTTTGGTATCTCGTCATAAATGGCAACCACATAACTCGCAATCTGAATCTGCTGACGGACCTCACGCCTGTGTGTGACCGTTGGGTCCGTAATCTCTCTGGGACAGGCCCCCCGATGCAAGTCTGCGCTCGGGGATCGGTGAACTGTAACAGGATCAAGCTTGATGACGTATGGTATGTTCCTGGGGTCACCGATAATATGATGGCGGTTGCCCATCTTACCCGTACCAATAAAGAACTTAAAGTCAGAGTGGATAGCGATGGCTGTTCTGTTGTGCGGCGTGATGGTGCTGTAGTTGGCAGAGGGCATTCCAAGAACGATCTGTATGAGCTCGACTTTCTTGACGCCATTAG TGGATCTTCTTGGTACATCGTCTCGAATGCTGCTGAACACATGACCGGCAACCTGCACCTCCTGACGAACTTCACTCCCACGTGTCTGGGCCGCTCAGTCCGGACACACACGGGTGCGATGCTGCAGGTGCGTGGCAAGGGGTCCCTGAGCTCCACCCAGTTCGCCGTCCCTGGAGTCAGCTACGTCCCAGGGCTCACAGAGAACATCATCTCGGTGACCCAGCTCACCGACAGCGGTTTCACCGTTGCGTTTGGGCCCCATGGCTGCACTGTCATGAGGAACCGCGACGGGGCTGAGGTTGGCTACGCGTTCAATGCGGGCAGCCAGCTGTACCGGCTCAACCACCTCAGGGTCGCTGCCAGCAAGTAG